In Acidovorax sp. GBBC 1281, a single window of DNA contains:
- a CDS encoding PQQ-dependent sugar dehydrogenase, whose translation MHARRSHLPPFSTARWPVAVLGCALAGALAGCGDTARLPPEAGVGPSPTLPEPHKTLIPTVHIAPAKGWPDGMQPTPMAGMKVTALAKGLDHPRWVYVLPNGDVLVAESNTPAKPKEDQGLVKNVRNWVMGKVMGRAGSGAPSADRITLLRDTDGDGVAETRSVFLQGLHSPFGMALVGGDFYVANTDAVVRFPYTAGQTTITAPATKVVDLPGLPFNHHWTKNLIASPDGRKLYVTVGSNSNVAENGIEAEQGRAAIWEVDRASGAHRIFASGLRNPNGLGWAPGSGALWTVVNERDEIGSDLVPDYLTSVKEGAFYGWPYSYYGQHVDVRVKPPQPDQVAKAIAPDYALGSHVAPLGLAFSGPPSAGNGLPQQLAQGAFVGLHGSWNRKPRSGYKVVFVPFENGQPKGQPIDVLTGFLSPEGDAYGRPVGVALDARGGLLVADDVGNAIWRVSGTPR comes from the coding sequence ATGCACGCGCGACGCTCCCATCTTCCCCCGTTTTCAACCGCCCGCTGGCCTGTCGCCGTCCTGGGCTGCGCGCTGGCCGGGGCCCTGGCCGGCTGCGGCGATACGGCACGGCTGCCGCCCGAGGCCGGAGTGGGCCCGTCGCCCACGCTGCCCGAACCCCACAAGACCCTGATCCCCACCGTTCACATCGCACCCGCCAAGGGGTGGCCCGACGGCATGCAGCCCACCCCCATGGCGGGCATGAAGGTCACCGCGCTGGCCAAGGGGTTGGACCATCCGCGCTGGGTGTACGTGCTGCCCAACGGCGACGTGCTGGTCGCGGAGAGCAACACGCCGGCCAAGCCCAAGGAAGACCAGGGGCTGGTGAAGAACGTGCGCAACTGGGTCATGGGCAAGGTCATGGGCCGCGCGGGCTCGGGCGCGCCGTCGGCCGACCGCATCACCTTGCTGCGCGACACCGACGGCGACGGCGTCGCGGAAACCCGCAGCGTGTTCCTGCAGGGCCTGCACTCCCCGTTCGGCATGGCGCTGGTGGGGGGCGATTTCTACGTCGCCAACACCGATGCGGTGGTGCGCTTTCCGTACACGGCGGGCCAGACCACCATCACGGCGCCGGCCACCAAGGTGGTGGACCTGCCCGGCCTGCCGTTCAACCACCACTGGACCAAGAACCTCATCGCCAGCCCGGACGGCCGCAAGCTCTATGTGACGGTAGGCTCCAACAGCAACGTGGCCGAGAACGGCATCGAAGCCGAGCAAGGCCGCGCCGCCATCTGGGAGGTGGACCGCGCCAGCGGCGCCCACCGCATCTTCGCCAGCGGCCTGCGCAATCCGAACGGCCTGGGCTGGGCCCCCGGCAGCGGCGCGCTGTGGACGGTGGTGAACGAACGCGACGAGATCGGCAGCGACCTCGTGCCCGACTACCTCACCTCGGTGAAGGAGGGCGCGTTCTACGGCTGGCCCTACAGCTACTACGGCCAGCACGTGGATGTGCGGGTGAAGCCGCCCCAGCCGGACCAGGTCGCCAAAGCCATCGCACCTGACTATGCGCTGGGCAGCCACGTGGCGCCCCTGGGGCTGGCCTTCTCGGGCCCGCCATCGGCCGGCAACGGGTTGCCGCAGCAACTGGCCCAGGGTGCCTTTGTGGGCCTGCACGGCTCGTGGAACCGCAAGCCGCGCAGTGGCTACAAGGTGGTCTTCGTGCCCTTCGAAAACGGCCAGCCCAAGGGCCAGCCGATTGACGTGCTGACCGGGTTCCTCAGCCCCGAAGGCGATGCCTATGGCCGTCCCGTCGGCGTGGCGCTGGATGCGCGCGGCGGGCTGCTGGTGGCCGATGACGTGGGCAATGCCATCTG